From Roseibium alexandrii DFL-11, the proteins below share one genomic window:
- a CDS encoding PRC-barrel domain-containing protein, with protein sequence MIRNLLASTAVLAILTAPALTQDAGTTSKSSQNDRVIYEFDVSTVKPDTATGFLASNMIGKSVLNTSSGEATEIGTVNDLVLSRDGSIRAAIVGVGGFLGLGEKDVAIDYDRLSFTAKSDGEFDVVSDVTRAELENADGFVRPDYVPEWMTVSAVETEIDKISESAKQTYETVRTEAIDPAKKRLNETIASWTAEKTRVQSSTVSSEALIGSSVHSSADANIGEISQVLLNEDGKAEAVVIDVGGFLGFNEKPVAVSYDSLQMYETENGALLVVAPFTKSELENAKIFEPAAYKNNPDAVTLNG encoded by the coding sequence ATGATCCGCAACCTTCTTGCCTCTACAGCTGTTCTGGCCATTCTGACCGCGCCAGCATTGACTCAGGATGCCGGTACTACTTCAAAGAGTTCACAAAATGATCGCGTTATTTATGAATTTGACGTGTCGACAGTGAAGCCAGACACGGCAACAGGCTTTCTTGCCTCCAACATGATTGGTAAATCGGTCTTGAACACCTCCAGTGGTGAGGCGACAGAAATTGGCACCGTGAACGACCTGGTCTTGAGCCGTGATGGTTCGATCCGCGCGGCAATTGTCGGCGTTGGCGGGTTTCTCGGTCTCGGCGAAAAGGACGTTGCGATCGACTATGACCGTCTGTCTTTCACGGCAAAATCGGACGGTGAATTTGACGTTGTCAGCGATGTGACCCGCGCAGAGCTAGAAAATGCCGATGGTTTTGTGCGCCCGGACTACGTTCCGGAGTGGATGACGGTTTCCGCGGTTGAGACCGAGATCGACAAAATTTCCGAGAGCGCAAAACAGACCTATGAAACGGTCCGGACCGAAGCGATTGATCCGGCGAAAAAGCGGCTCAACGAAACGATCGCATCGTGGACGGCTGAAAAGACCCGTGTCCAGAGCAGCACTGTGTCGTCAGAAGCCTTGATTGGATCCTCTGTTCATTCCAGTGCTGATGCGAATATCGGTGAAATTTCGCAAGTGCTTTTGAACGAAGACGGCAAGGCTGAAGCCGTTGTCATCGACGTGGGCGGCTTCCTGGGGTTCAACGAGAAACCTGTTGCCGTGTCTTATGACAGCCTTCAGATGTATGAAACTGAAAACGGCGCACTTCTGGTCGTGGCACCGTTCACCAAGTCTGAACTTGAGAACGCCAAGATCTTTGAGCCAGCCGCCTATAAGAACAATCCCGACGCTGTAACGCTGAACGGATAA
- a CDS encoding YihY/virulence factor BrkB family protein, which translates to MPLKGWIDILRRTFVQVQADNVFLISAGVAFFFLLALAPALTAFSAIANLLIPQDAVQDLVNEVGMILPESSSQLIKDQLETVLDEHDRQTALTLKAVFGLGLSFWAAAAAVRAMMTAITVAYREEEDRPVWEFHLTALGLTIAALLIGLVAVIAFLALPVALSLLPLSGSSEFIARLLRWPLLIVAVITGLSITYRFAPSRRQAKARWVTVGAIAGALMWIAGSLLFTTYVEKVANYEEVHGALSSIVVLLLWFWFSAVVAIFGAELNAELEHQTSVDTTVGKDRPMGERGAYVADHLALDREA; encoded by the coding sequence ATGCCGCTAAAAGGCTGGATTGATATCCTTCGGCGTACCTTTGTTCAGGTTCAAGCGGACAACGTGTTTCTGATCTCCGCAGGCGTTGCTTTTTTCTTTTTGCTGGCCTTGGCGCCAGCTCTTACGGCCTTTTCGGCGATTGCCAACTTGCTGATCCCGCAAGATGCCGTACAGGATCTTGTAAATGAGGTTGGAATGATCCTGCCGGAGAGTTCCAGCCAGCTCATAAAAGACCAACTGGAAACGGTGCTCGACGAACATGACCGCCAGACGGCTCTCACGTTGAAGGCTGTCTTTGGCTTGGGCCTTTCATTTTGGGCGGCAGCCGCCGCTGTTCGGGCGATGATGACGGCAATCACCGTCGCCTACCGGGAAGAGGAGGACCGACCGGTTTGGGAATTCCACCTCACGGCACTTGGTCTGACGATCGCGGCATTGCTGATCGGTTTGGTGGCTGTAATTGCGTTTCTTGCACTGCCAGTTGCCTTGTCGCTGTTGCCGCTGTCAGGGAGCAGTGAGTTTATCGCACGGCTCTTGCGCTGGCCGTTGCTGATCGTTGCGGTCATTACCGGTTTGTCGATCACTTACCGGTTCGCCCCGTCGCGTCGGCAGGCAAAAGCACGTTGGGTCACAGTTGGCGCCATCGCTGGCGCGCTGATGTGGATCGCCGGCTCTTTGCTCTTTACGACTTACGTTGAGAAAGTCGCCAACTACGAAGAGGTCCACGGCGCGCTGTCGTCAATTGTCGTTCTCCTGCTGTGGTTCTGGTTTTCTGCGGTCGTCGCCATCTTCGGAGCCGAACTCAATGCGGAGCTGGAACACCAAACGAGCGTTGACACCACAGTCGGCAAGGACCGCCCGATGGGCGAGCGCGGCGCATACGTCGCCGACCACTTGGCATTGGACCGCGAGGCGTGA
- a CDS encoding GFA family protein, with amino-acid sequence MPEFKGRCLCGAIQYEVTGKPVNMWNCHCTDCQKSSGASYATNVFVKVADLTITKGDPDRFQHKADSGNTMTKEYCSNCGSQLFNGNSGRPAIKVIRAGTIDDPSFVVPRANIYASRALPAAIEGTEIPTFDEMPPDPSVFFSS; translated from the coding sequence ATGCCCGAATTTAAAGGCCGATGCCTTTGTGGTGCTATCCAATACGAAGTGACTGGCAAACCGGTCAACATGTGGAACTGTCACTGCACCGATTGTCAAAAGTCTTCCGGAGCCAGCTATGCGACTAATGTTTTTGTGAAGGTTGCGGACCTGACAATCACAAAGGGTGACCCTGACAGGTTTCAGCACAAGGCGGACAGCGGCAACACCATGACCAAGGAATATTGCTCCAACTGTGGTTCGCAGCTCTTTAATGGCAATTCCGGACGCCCGGCAATCAAGGTGATAAGGGCAGGCACAATCGATGACCCAAGCTTTGTCGTCCCGCGCGCCAATATCTATGCCTCACGGGCGCTCCCCGCTGCGATTGAGGGGACCGAGATCCCAACCTTCGACGAAATGCCTCCCGATCCATCGGTCTTTTTTTCAAGCTGA
- a CDS encoding YciI family protein: MQFVVYAIDKPDALRLRLEVLEAHRHFLGTEPEKYGVKVLLSGPLTKDDGSTMRGSFFLLEADNREKIKDMFANDPLQAAGVWAEQHISAVTVRQNNMRTNQ, encoded by the coding sequence ATGCAGTTCGTGGTCTATGCAATCGATAAACCCGATGCCCTCCGGCTTCGTCTGGAGGTTCTGGAAGCGCATCGGCATTTTCTGGGAACAGAACCGGAAAAATACGGTGTAAAGGTTCTGCTCTCTGGTCCCCTGACCAAAGATGATGGGTCCACCATGCGCGGTTCCTTCTTCCTGCTTGAAGCGGACAACCGCGAAAAGATCAAAGACATGTTTGCCAATGACCCGCTGCAAGCTGCCGGCGTCTGGGCGGAGCAGCACATCTCCGCCGTTACGGTTCGGCAAAACAACATGCGAACAAACCAGTAG
- a CDS encoding TRAP transporter large permease subunit — protein MAITLRQFRHGADRTVTGVSSLTGAVSAAASVWIFCLMLLICSDIIGRTFFNSPVQGVAEIVANSIVAIVFLQAAHTVMSGRMTRTDILIGAIEENRPFAAAVMRVFFHLAGIFVFALIAWGTWPKLVDAWVENEFFGARGVFTAPVWPIKACLFGGSVLTCLAFATQVLIDIKEILNSTRVEPLTIRHSVTVEPRGIPFLIAFGLVLVLGYALFFADLGRIEIGFAAIGFMLLLIFSGAHIAVVLILLSFLGIWLIRDNPNVAMRSLALAADGAINRYLFGVVPLFVLMGLIVDTADIGRDAYRVAAWMLQKIKGGLGMATVAANAVFASITGISIASAAVFSRVAVPQMVANGYNNRFALGVVAGSSVLGMLIPPSLLLIIYGVLAEQSVGALFLAAIVPGALLAFVFGVGIYLMARFRPKMVMQSDRPAVIEGETWGTAVVKLIPITALVVIVLGGIYSGVFTPTEAGAAGAAAAIVVALLKGSLTWARFWRVLVDTGLVSVSILLLIIAASMYSRMLTLSTIPQEITMMFSDAGLGLMGFMMIYLLLVIVMGMILDSTSIMLILLPLSLPIVTGLGGDLIWFGIVTVIAVEIGLLTPPFGLTVYVVKATISDRNTTLGDIFIGTFPFVVMMTFVTLLLTFIPELSLVFE, from the coding sequence GTGGCGATAACACTCAGACAATTCCGCCACGGCGCAGACCGGACGGTGACCGGGGTTTCCTCGCTCACCGGCGCTGTCAGTGCGGCTGCTTCGGTCTGGATTTTCTGCCTGATGCTCCTGATCTGTTCAGACATCATCGGGCGGACTTTCTTCAACTCACCTGTCCAGGGTGTGGCCGAGATTGTGGCCAACTCGATCGTTGCGATCGTTTTTCTACAAGCAGCACACACCGTTATGAGCGGGCGCATGACCCGCACCGATATCCTGATTGGCGCGATCGAGGAAAACCGGCCCTTTGCAGCCGCAGTCATGCGGGTTTTCTTCCATCTCGCGGGGATCTTCGTCTTTGCACTGATTGCCTGGGGCACCTGGCCGAAGCTGGTCGATGCCTGGGTTGAGAATGAATTCTTTGGCGCTCGAGGGGTTTTCACCGCTCCCGTTTGGCCAATCAAAGCCTGTCTTTTCGGCGGCTCCGTTCTGACCTGTCTTGCCTTCGCCACCCAGGTTCTCATAGACATCAAGGAAATTCTGAACTCCACGCGTGTTGAACCGCTGACAATCCGGCACTCGGTCACGGTCGAGCCGCGCGGTATTCCATTCCTGATCGCCTTCGGATTGGTCCTTGTCCTCGGTTACGCTTTGTTTTTTGCAGATCTCGGCCGCATTGAGATTGGCTTTGCAGCCATCGGTTTCATGTTGCTGCTGATCTTTTCGGGCGCCCACATCGCCGTGGTTTTGATACTGCTCAGTTTCTTGGGCATCTGGCTGATCCGGGACAATCCGAATGTTGCCATGCGCTCGCTGGCGCTCGCTGCTGACGGGGCCATCAATCGCTACTTGTTCGGTGTCGTCCCGCTGTTTGTTCTGATGGGGTTGATTGTCGACACCGCGGACATCGGCCGTGACGCCTACCGCGTGGCCGCATGGATGCTGCAGAAGATCAAGGGCGGGCTTGGTATGGCAACTGTGGCCGCCAACGCCGTCTTTGCCTCCATCACCGGGATTTCGATCGCCTCGGCAGCAGTCTTCTCCCGTGTCGCCGTGCCGCAAATGGTGGCCAATGGCTACAACAACCGCTTCGCTCTTGGGGTCGTCGCCGGGTCTTCGGTTCTCGGCATGCTGATCCCTCCGAGCCTTCTGTTGATCATCTATGGCGTTTTGGCAGAACAATCCGTCGGTGCCCTCTTCCTGGCAGCCATCGTTCCCGGAGCTTTACTGGCCTTCGTGTTCGGGGTCGGGATTTACCTGATGGCCCGCTTCCGGCCCAAGATGGTGATGCAAAGTGACCGCCCGGCTGTCATCGAGGGAGAGACCTGGGGTACGGCCGTCGTCAAGCTGATCCCGATCACGGCGCTGGTCGTCATCGTGCTTGGCGGGATCTATTCCGGCGTCTTTACACCTACCGAGGCAGGTGCCGCAGGAGCGGCAGCTGCCATTGTCGTGGCCTTGCTGAAGGGCAGCTTGACCTGGGCCCGGTTCTGGCGGGTTTTGGTCGATACAGGTCTGGTCTCCGTCTCGATCCTGCTCCTGATTATCGCGGCGTCCATGTATTCCCGAATGCTGACCCTTTCGACGATCCCGCAGGAAATCACCATGATGTTCTCCGATGCCGGGCTCGGTCTCATGGGCTTCATGATGATCTATCTGCTGCTGGTCATCGTGATGGGCATGATCCTCGATTCCACCTCGATCATGCTGATCCTGCTGCCGCTTTCGCTGCCGATTGTCACCGGCCTTGGCGGTGATCTGATCTGGTTCGGCATTGTAACGGTCATTGCCGTGGAAATCGGTTTGTTGACGCCGCCCTTCGGGCTCACCGTCTATGTGGTGAAAGCCACAATATCAGACCGGAACACGACCCTTGGCGACATCTTCATCGGCACGTTTCCGTTTGTCGTCATGATGACGTTTGTTACCTTGCTGCTGACCTTCATCCCGGAACTTAGCCTGGTCTTTGAATAG
- a CDS encoding C4-dicarboxylate TRAP transporter substrate-binding protein: MKRMLAAIAAVAFSAAAQAETYNLTMASSHPTVLPWVGQLSTLVVGESNKRLEAMGSEDRIEWTEAYGGSLYGFKDTLEAVGDGLTDAGWVGTLWEGSKMPLQNMTYFTPFVSDDLVATLKIMNQLHREVPALQKAWDNQNVVFLGASGVETYHLLTNFPVNSLKDLEGRKILAPGPSANWIKHLGAVPVNGALPTYYNQIQTGVADGMVVILTGAFPNKHYEVAPYVTLVGIGAQMTGGLGINKDVWDGLSDDVKKVLTELGDEYTVAHAEEVMARYDTFLSKLPEVGATVTTLPAEDIAAWADGLPNLAEDWSDANAGKGAQEALEAYMAKVRDAGLEPRIDWTQR, encoded by the coding sequence ATGAAACGCATGCTTGCAGCCATTGCTGCCGTCGCCTTCAGCGCCGCGGCACAAGCTGAAACCTACAACCTCACCATGGCATCCAGTCACCCGACTGTTCTGCCCTGGGTCGGGCAACTGTCTACATTGGTTGTCGGTGAATCCAACAAACGTCTCGAAGCCATGGGATCCGAGGACCGCATTGAATGGACGGAAGCCTATGGCGGTTCGCTTTATGGCTTCAAGGATACGCTGGAGGCCGTGGGAGATGGCCTGACCGATGCAGGATGGGTTGGCACGCTCTGGGAAGGCTCAAAGATGCCGCTCCAGAACATGACCTATTTCACGCCGTTCGTTTCCGATGATCTCGTAGCAACGCTCAAGATCATGAACCAACTTCACCGTGAAGTCCCGGCATTGCAGAAAGCCTGGGACAACCAGAACGTTGTCTTCCTGGGCGCAAGCGGCGTGGAGACCTACCACCTCCTGACCAACTTCCCGGTCAATTCACTCAAAGATCTGGAAGGCCGCAAGATCCTGGCGCCTGGACCATCCGCAAACTGGATCAAGCATCTGGGTGCCGTGCCGGTGAACGGGGCGCTGCCAACCTATTACAATCAGATCCAGACCGGCGTTGCAGATGGAATGGTGGTCATCCTGACCGGCGCATTCCCGAACAAGCACTATGAAGTTGCGCCATATGTCACCCTTGTCGGGATCGGGGCGCAGATGACCGGCGGTCTTGGCATCAACAAGGATGTTTGGGACGGATTGTCCGACGACGTCAAAAAAGTCCTGACCGAACTCGGTGATGAGTACACAGTCGCCCACGCTGAAGAAGTCATGGCACGCTATGACACCTTCCTGAGCAAGCTGCCGGAAGTTGGCGCAACTGTCACCACGCTGCCGGCGGAAGACATTGCAGCATGGGCCGACGGCCTGCCAAACCTCGCCGAGGACTGGTCAGACGCCAATGCAGGCAAAGGCGCTCAGGAAGCACTGGAGGCCTACATGGCAAAAGTGCGCGATGCCGGCCTTGAGCCGCGCATTGACTGGACACAACGGTAA